The nucleotide sequence TATGAGTATGATAAGGGGAAAGAATACAAAGCCCGAAATCACAGTAAGAAAATTTTTACACTCCAAGGGGTTCAGATTCAGATTACACAAGAAAGAACTGCCCGGTAAACCGGATATAGTTCTGCCCAAAATTAAAACAGTAATTTTTATTCATGGTTGTTTCTGGCATGGACATAAAAATTGCAAATATTTTGTTGTACCCAAAACAAGAACAAAATGGTGGTTGAATAAGATTGATGGAAACAAGCAAGTAGATAAAAGAAATAATTTTAAACTCAAAAAAGCAGGTTGGAAAATCATTACTCTCTGGACTTGTCAATTAAAACCCAAAAAGGTCGAAAAGGTATTTAATAAATTATCTGTACAACTCTGGTGAAATTACACAATAAATTTTTCCTTATTATGGTAAAGAAGAAATTCTTTGTCAGGCAAAAATCTTGAAGGCAAGATTATTTTTTTATTATCATATCTTAAAAAATAATTTGTAATAACCTGGCCTTTATTTTGTCTTATGAGAACGGAAGAAATTCTGACTTTGTATTCCGGTGTTATGGTTATCAACCCGGCATCAAATGCTTTGTCGTGCAATCCGTTTATAGCAATTCCATTTCGGAGATTTAGCCTGTTCTTAATATCATCTTTCCATGGTTTTATATGTCCCGCAATGAGTAATTCTTTTTGCTGAATTCCTGTAATACAACAAGTATTGTTGTAAGCAGCTAAAACAGATTTTCTGAAAAAAGATTGATTTACTCTGACTTTTACTATTTGCTCTCTTGTTTTTCCTTCTTTTGGTAATTCGCTCTCATCTATGTTGTGCAATTGCTCTAATGATATTTTATTAATCTTTGCAAGAAGTTTTTCACTCTCAAATGGTAAGACATCCCAATTGTTATAAAACTCATACCATATTTCCTTATCCTGTTTGCTTACGTTGTAAGCACCTTTTATTCCCCTGGCTTTCAAAGTCGGATCAAGACTGGCAAAGTTAACAAGCTTGTATGCAACAGAACTGGGAGTTCTGCCAATGAGTTTTGCAAGTTGAATAATTGCAGAATTATTTGAGTGAAGGCGACCGAAAGGAATTTTGAAATAAAGATTGATTGCTAAAATTAATTCTTCCCTTGACCATGCCCGCTGTCCTTTTTTCATCGAGTTTATAGCAAAAATAAAAGATAATATTTAAGAAATATTAGTTAAGAAATTCAATGTTTCTTTTTAGTTTTATCTAATTTTCCAAATAAATAAGATATCATGCTTAATATATCCAGACAGTCTTTATCATTAAAGACTTTAGGATATAATGTTTCTTTGACTTCATGAGAAACAGGATTTCTGAAACCAACCACTGCTCCTGCCGAAATATGTTTTTGACCGTTTTCAAGATTTATTTCAGTTTCTGTTTTACAAGATGTAAAATTAAGTTTTCCTTTATCTCCGAATGCATTAAACATTAAATCTGTTCCGTCTTTCAGTTTGCCATCTTTATCTTTTATACCTGATTTCTTCTGAACATTTTTAATATATTTCTTAATAGCTTCATCGGCAGCTCTTAAATAATCTGCCTCTTTATAATCTTTTTCTGAAACTTCCTGAATTGACGAGTGAAGATGACGCCAATGGTAATAAGGATATTCAGGAACAAGTTCATGGAGTTGCCTGATAGTTGAAATTTGTTCATCGTCGGGAAGTTCAGACTTTTCAGCGATGGCACTAATGATGGGCTCTACTTTAGTTCGAATATCTTTAGGCAGTGAGTCATACCAATTTTTAATATTAATCTTTGTTTTTAAACTAATGCCTTTATCTCTTTCTTCTTTTCGCTTTGCTCTCCATTCTCTTTCTATGTGAGACATAAGTTTTTTAAGATAACTTCTTAGAGGAGTAGTTAATGGCAAGTCCCAATTAAGCGATTGTCTGTGAGTTGAAATTACATCATCTTTCCACTCGTCGACGAAATCTACTTCTAGCCAGCCCGTTAAATAGGAGAACCCATGACTAGATTCGGATATACCAAAAAATTCGGGGGAATTAACTAATCTTTTATTTGCAAATAGTGTAATACCTCTTAATTCTGGTTTTATGGGTTTTGGAGAGCTTATGATCTTGCCTGTAATTTTACCTTTATATTCATACTCAGTTTCAAAAGTGGCAATCAAATCTTTGTATTTCCATTCAAATTGTGTTTCAATATTCTCGTATTTCAATTTATCATCTATTCTAAGTGGAGAATCATTGTTTCTGCTTATGGTTACCTTGAAAGTGTTATCAAAAAGGTTAAAAAGTTTAGATAAGCTTATAGCTAGACCTGTTTTATCAAATACTGTTTTACGATGAATCTTTGTTAATGTTATTTTCGTACCATATGAGGCTTTACTCTTCTTTACAGTAAACTTTGGTTTGTAATCTTTCTCAGTGACACTAGTTAGCTCTTCCCAATCTAATATGAATGTAATTTTCTCATTTGAATTTTTTCTTATTGTCTCAATTTCTATTGTATTACCAATTCCAAAAAATGAAAGTTTTCCCAAGCCCTTCTTTCCTGTAGCTTTTCTTTTTCCACTGGGACTTAATTCCAACCCTTCTTTCCTTCTATTTCTTCCAATCCTTAAAAAATAATCATTTATATCGTCGAAACTCATTCCGAAACCATCATCTTCTACAACTATCTTTTTTTCCTTTTTATCATACAAAAGGATTTTAACATTTTTAGCATCTGCGTCATAAGCGTTAGCAATAAGCTCTGCAATTGCATTCGGTAACTTAGAATACATTTTAACACCTAAGTGCTCAATTGTTGCCGGATCGAAAGTCATTTTTAGGGTCTTTTCTTCACTCATAATTTTCCCCTTTAATTATTTTTAAGGCAATTCTTTTTGCAAATTCCGGTGGCACAGCATTTCCAATATGTTTTGCAACTTTTCCAATACTTTTTTCTTTAAAAATATAATCTGTAGGAAAAGTCTGTAGTGTCGCTCCTTCCCTTAATGAAATTGCACGATCTTCATTAGGATGTCCAAACCTACCATTTGATAAACTGTGGAATTTCGTTGTAATAGTCGGTGCGGGTTTATCCCAAAACATTCTTCCATAGATATCACTGAAACCTTTTTCTAATTTTCTATAACACTTCAACTGTAGGAGGGTATTGTTTTCCCATTCTAATCTGCTTCCGCCATTATGAGAAATTTTTTTAATTCGCTTTAAATTTTTTTCACTTAGCTTAGCTGTTGTGTGTGAGAAGTCGGATGTATCATTGTGTCCGGCGGTTATTTTTCTGAACCCGTTCTTAACTCCAATGAATTGCTTTACAATTGGCACATCTTTTTTGTTCGCTTTGGGAAGCCCGATCTCTCTTTTGACACGCGAAGCAATTAATGTAAACCTTCTTCTTCTTTGGGGAACACCATAGTAATTAGCATTAAGTATATCGTACTTTACAATATATCCTAAATTTTGTATTTCCTTAACAAATTTCTTAAGCCCACTTCTACTATGCTTTTTAATAATTCCAGGTACATTTTCCAGAACTATGTACCCAGGCTTGAAATACAAAACGTATTTTTGAAAATCTAAAAGAAGATTTTTTAAAGGTTTCGATTTCGTTTTGTCAGTGTTAATGATAGACCAATATTGGCAAGGACTGCAACCTATAAAAATAAGGTTGTCATCGTTCGCTGCAATACCTGTAGTTTTTTTTAACTCGTCAAAAGTGTAATTCTTGATATCTGCTTGAATAAATTTTGTTCCTGGATTGTTGTATTCGTAAGTTTCTTTACAGGATGGATCAATGTCTATTCCGGCAATAACATTAATCCCGGCTTTTCTGAAACCATAAGTCATCCCACCGATTGAACAGAAGAAATCAACGGCTTTGAGTTTTGCCATTCAGTTCCTTTAATGTAAGAGATAAATTTTCATCTCTTAAAAAATAAGAAATTTTCACGAAGGATTTTATCTGTTTCATATCCAGTTAATCTTTATCTCCCTTTCCAGCACTTTAAACTCTCTATCTCCTGTAACTAACTGTGCTTTTTTCATCTTTGCCAAAGCGGCAGCAAAAGCATCTGCATAAGAAACTTTGTGATATGCTTTGTACTGTGCTGCCTGCAGAGTAAGTTCTTTGTTGGCTTCTACAATTGTAATAGGATATCTGGCAAAAGTATTTTTGTAGAGTTCAGCTCTTTCTTTGCCGCCTTCCCGCAAAGCGATGTAATACATTTCTCCCCAGTTAATAACACATAAAAACAATTCGGCTTTATCATCAAGAGCTTTTTTTAAAATGTCTCCAACCTCATCAACACCTTTTTCTTTTTCTGCGTAGGCTAATAAAGAGTAACTGTCCAAAACATATTTCATAGATCACGCTCTTTTTTCTTCTCTTCCATAAGAGCTTTTAAAAGCTTTCCGCCTGTTCCTAAAAAACCTTTATTAGCATCTATAATTTCAGGCGTAATAGGAATAATCTTTATTCCATCTTTCTCCTCAAAGAAATTAATCCTGGTTCCCGGTTTAATCCCATACTTTCTTCTCATCTTTGAGGGAATTACTAATTGCCCTTTTGTAGTTACATATCCTGTTTCCATTTCTCATAATTCCTTTTTGTAATATTATCAATGTAAAGTTAGAAATAATATAAATGTAAGTCAATTTATTTTTGTAAGATGATTAAAAATGTTCGCCTTTTAGTAAAAACTTCCCTGATTGATATAAGAAGTGATGTCTTATAATCTTCAATATAAAACCGCATTCTGTATCCATCTTCCCGCCTTTTGTATACGTCCTTTCGGTATCTGCTTTCTTAATTTTGTATCAGAAGTTTTAGTATAAATATTAACTTATAAGTTTTAGTCAACAAGGAGAAATAACAATGACAATAGCAAACAATGACATCACCCGTCGTGACTTCATAGCTAAAACAGCACTTGTAAGTGCAGGTTTAGCTTTTGGAAAATTTGCATTTGCATCAACAAAATCTATGTTCAATGGAAATGCTCTAAATCTATTAACAACTTTAGATGGAAAGCTTGCCTTGCCGGCAGGCAGGCGAAAGCTCGGTTCACTCGAAGTTTCTGAATTAGGTTTTGGGTGTATGAATATTGCGTGGGCTTATGGAGATCCACCGAGTAAACAAGATTCTATTAAGTTAATTCGAAGTGCTCATGAACAAGGTATTAGCTTTTTCGATACCGCAGAAATTTATGGACCTCATATCAGTGAACAAATTACAGGCGAAGCTTTAAAATCTGTTCGTAATGATGTAGTAATTGCTTCTAAAATAGGTTTTGATATTGATTTCGATTCTGGTCAGATGATGGGCGGTTTAAATAGCAAACCGGAACACATTAAGCAGGCGGTAAATTATATGCTCAAGCGATTGCAGACAGATCATATCGATTTATTATATCAACACCGGGTAGATCCAAACGTACCAATTGAAGAAGTGGCTGGGACTATGGCAGAATTAATAAAAGAAGGAAAAATTCGTCATTACGGATTATCCGAAGCAGGTGCTGCTACAATTCGCAGAGCACATGCAGAACATCCGGTTACAGCAGTTCAAAATGAATATTCTTTCTGGACTCGTGACCCTGAGGCAGAAGTAATTCCTGTTTGTGAGGAACTTGGAATAGGTTTTGTACCATGGAGTCCGCTTGGGATGGGTTACTTAACAGGAACGGTAAAATCTGATTATCAGTTTTCAGAAGGTGATATCAGAAAAAGTTTAAACTTTCCAAGGTTCAGCAAAGAAGCTTTAGTTAAAAACCAACCGATAGTTGATCTTCTGATAAAAGCAGGTGAGAAACATCAGGCTACACCCGGTCAAGTTTCTTTAGCTTGGTTATTAGCAAAAAAACCTTTTATTGTACCAATTCCGGGTACCAGGATAATTTCACACATGCAGGAAAACACAAGTGCGGTAAAAGTAAAATTATCCACTTCCGATATTCAGGAACTCGAAACCGGTTTTAATTCTATTGGTGTATTTGGCGACAGAGCGCCCGAAGGTTTAAAAGAATCTCACGACATTGGGACAAGTTTGGGAACAAGTTCTAAAGGCACTAACGGAAAAACACCTTTACCAAAAACGAAGGAATAATTATAATGATGAAAAGTAATATCAATCGCAGAAATTTTTTGCAAAAAAGTACCCTGATTTCAGCAGGACTACTTTTAAGTACTACAGGATTGTTTTCCTTTGCAAGGAATGTGAATAAAGCTTCAAACAATCCGCCTATTTCTTATTCCAAAAAAATAAACCGTAAAATTGGTTCGTTGGAAGTATCAGCAATCGGACTGGGATGCATGAGCATGGCAGGTGTTTATAATCCGCCGCAGGACAAAGCCGAAATGGTGAAGTTAATTCGCAATGCTGTAGAAAATGGTGTTGACTTTTTCGATACCGCAGAAGTGTACGGACCATTTTATAGTGAAGAAATTGTGGGCGAAGCTTTAAAACCTTACCGCAACAAAGTAAATATTGCTTCAAAGTTTGGATTCAGCTATAATGGTAACAACGTTACCGGAAGAGACAGCAGCCCACAACATATCCGCAGTGCAGTAGAGGGTTCGCTGAAGAGATTGCAAATTGAATCCATTGACTTGCTATATTTACACCGGATGGATCCGAATGTTCGGATAGAAGATATTGCGGGAACAGTGAAAGAATTAATTAATGAAGGCAAAGTTATAAATTTTGGCTTATCTGAAGTGTCGCCTGAAACCATTCGTAAAGCTCATGCTGTGCAACCTGTCGCCGCTTTACAAAGTGAATATTCTATGTTGGAACGAGTGATGGAATTTGACATTCTACCGCTTTGTGAAGAATTAGGAATTGCCTTTGTGCCTTGGGGACCATTATGTCGTGGAATGCTGACTGGAAGATTTGATGAAAATTATATTCCCGAACCAGATTTTCGCAGAGCAGGTGTTCCCTATTTCACTCCTGAAGCATTACAAGCTAATTTAAAAGTAACTGACTTAGCCAAAGAATGGGCATTAAAGAAAAATGCAACACCAGCACAAATCGCTTTAGCATGGCTAACTGCACAAAAACCGTTTATCGTACCCATTCCCGGAACTACCAATCAAAATCATTTGATGGAAAATATCGGAGCATTAAATGTTGAATTTACAAACACAGAATTAAAGGAACTCAGAACTTCTTTAGAAGCCATTCCAACTATTGGTTTCAGAAATCCTGAATCTGTTTTTCAAAATCTATAGGACAATCAATTATGAAAACAATAACATCAATTTTAGTATCTCTTTTATTTTTTAACCTATCAAATGCTCAAACTATGAATCCTCAAAACATAGAACAACGTATCGCTGCTATTGAAGATAAAATGGCGATAAAAAATGTTGTTGACGTATTTTCCAACCTTGCCGATACAAAAGAAATAGACAAACAAGTTTTACTTTTTACTGAAGATGGTGAGGTGGAATCGTACGCAAACAGTGAACGTACCTCATTGCTAAAAGGAAGAGAACAATTAGAGCAGGCATTTTCAGGTTTTCTTTCAAATTTTCATACCATCTACCACCAAAATGGGCAGCAAACCATTGATGAACTAACGGATAATACAGCCAAAGCAACTTCTTATTGTCGTGTAATTTTAGTTGGTGAACAGGATGGCAAACAAATGAAGACTACAATGTACACCATTTACAAAGACGAGTTTGTAAAGCAAAACGGACAATGGCTCATAAAACATCGAACATCAAATTTTATGTGGCAGGAAGTGGAAGAAGTAAAGTAATCTGTAGAACTGGTAAGCAGAAGAGTAATTCAGGTAACAATTTGTCTTTGCTGGTTCAGCGAACTTTATTTTATAAAATAATTCATAAATTAGCATTGAATTATTTATACATACACAATGGAAAATTCTGTTTTATTATTTCTATCCCTGCTATTGGTAATCGTTTGCATCATTATGATTGCCAAAAAAATACGGGTAGCCTATCCTGTATTGTTGGTAGTTGCAGGTTTGCTTATTAGTTTTTTACCGGGCTTACCCAAGATTCAACTGGAACCCGATATCGTTTTTATTCTTTTTTTACCTCCCATTCTATATGAAGCAGCCTGGTCTTCTTCATTCAGAGAACTTTTCAAGTGGCGAAGGATTATTCTCAGCTTTGCCTTTATCGTAGTTTTCATCTCCGCAATAAGTGTGGCGTTTACTGCATATTGGTTTATCCCCGGTTTTACTTTGGCATTGGGTTTTTTATTGGGAGGTATTGTTTCTCCACCCGATGCAGTAAGTGCAAATGCTATTACAAAGTTTGTAAAAATACCCAAGCGGCTTTCAACCATTTTAGAGGGTGAAAGTTTATTGAACGATGCTTCTTCACTTATCATTATGCAATTCGCTATTGTTGCGGTTACTACAGGTATGTTTGATATCCCGTCAGCGGCTTTGCAGTTTCTTTGGATGATAGTAGGTGGCGTGGGTTGCGGAATTATTTTGGCATGGGTGTTTACCAAATTACACAAACTGCTGCCAACCGATGTGAATATAGATGTGATCCTAACTCTTATAGCTCCTTATTTAATGTATATACTTGCAGAAGAAATACATGGTTCCGGAATTTTATCTGTTGTGGCAGGCGGTTTATTTGTTTCTCAAAAACGTTATGAATTTCTTAGTTCATCGTCAAGGGTACACGGAACAAATTTTTGGGAGAGTTTTATTTTTCTGCTCAATGGAATAATTTTCATACTTATTGGGCTCGATCTGCCTCAAATTATAAATGGTTTAGGAAATACAAACCTGGTTGAAGCTATAAGTTATGGTGTGTTGATAACAATGGTTGTGGTTTTGGTAAGAATAATTAGTTTCTATGGTGCCGTGGGAGTTACACTGATTATGCGGAATTTCATCAAAGTAGCGGATCCAAACAATCCTGGTATCAAAGGACCTTTTATTTTAGGCTGGGCAGGAATGCGTGGCGTAGTTTCGTTAGCAGCAGCTTTATCCATTCCACTTTATTTGGTAAATGGTGATGTTTTTCCACAACGAAATTTGATTCTGTTTATCACCTTTATTGTCATTCTATTAACACTGACTATTCAAGGTTTAACACTTCCCTACCTCATTAAAAAAGCCAATTTAAAAGAGATAGATTACCCACAACCTAAAAACGAAGTGGGAGAATACCTGGATAAGGAACTACATAAAATATCGCTTGAGTTTTTGAATGGTAAGTCCAATGAAAATCGGCAAGACGGAGTAAACTACCAAAAGATAATTGCATTCTTACAAGATGAGTTGAATGACGAAAAAGAATTCCGATTTAATAGTAACACTACCAAGGTGTACAGGGAGCTTTTAGAGACACAACGGATACACCTTATCCAAATCAACAAAACACAACCATCCATTGATGAAGAAGTTATACGTATAAAAATGATGACGATAGACTACCAGGAAGAAAGGTTGAAGCTGAGAAGCTAAGCCGTAGCAAATTTTCAAAATAAAATAATAATTTTTATTATTGCGGTAAGTTATTAGTTATTTGCAACTCTATTGGGACAGTGCAATCTTGAAACTGTGGTGCTCTTGAAACAAACAAAGATGATTTGCTTTCACTTTGGTTGGCTGATCAAGCTTATGATATTGTCAAAGATGAAGATATTGCTTTGAAAGCAATTCGGGTAGCAGAAGAAGAAATTAAATATATTAAAAGAAAGTAATGGCATCAATTAACGGAGATTGGTTTCACTCACGAAGCAGCTCAAATATTGACGAGTTGTTGGCTGTAAGAACTTTGGTTCTTGAAAGTCAGAAGCTGGAATACATTGGTTTTGGTTGGAGTAGTGGCAGACAAGGGAACCAAAAGATGTATCAATTTGCAGCTGTTGCGGGAATTGAACCATCAACAATGCAAACAAAAATCCGAGCAATGATTCGCTATGGGTTTGTAAGAGACGGGAATGTTTGCCCATTATTTTGGACGAGAATGGGCAGTTTGTGGAACGACCTATATACCGTGGGAAATTTCTCGGCTGCAAAACAAATTTATGAATTGATACTTTCTATTTCGCTAGCGATTTATGCTTTCAACAATACACAAGCACAGTTCAGCATGAACCCAGCGAATGGTGAAATGCCATTGAAATTTTTACTAAACAACCTTGATGGAAACAATTCTATTTCATTGCAAGAATTTACCTCACTTATTGACGGTAATACAACAAGAGTTGGTAATAACACTTCATATTGGAAAAGAGATTTACTCAATTCGGGTTTATTCCAACAAGCTGGAGAAAATTTAATTTATACAAATAGATACGTTGCTTTTGTGAATGAAATTAGAAACTTCGTTCCTAATCCTATATTAACAGATGCGGACTGGGACACTATCAGGGAAAACCCATTGATTGAAATTTCACCTTTCAAAGATTCACTCCGTGAAATCTTTGAAAGCATCACACAAGAACAGAACATTGAGGAACAAATAACAGACGGAATCTTCACGGCACCGCTTGTTGATGTAATTTCAGAGCAAGAAGAAATTGCAATACCAGAGTTAGATATTTTAAGCACTGATTTGCGTTTTGCAAACAGCACAAGGAGAATTAGAAATCAAACTTGGGCAATAAGGATAAAAAAGAAATACAACTATTTGTGTGCTGTTCCGAATTGTGATGTAAATGGACAAATGTTTTTAGAATCAGCACACATTAAACCCGACAATGTTGCGGAAGATGGAACGCCACACAGGACACATATTCTAAACGGACTTTGTCTTTGTAGACATTGCCATATTGCATTTGACAAGGGATATTTTTCATTAACAGACGACTATAGAATAATTATATCCACAAAGTTTACTGACATCGTAAACCAAAACTTGAAAACCGTAATTATTTCAAGTGCAGATGCTCAAATCAAAAACAGAGTTGATGGCAGGTTCCCTATGGTTG is from Ignavibacteriota bacterium and encodes:
- a CDS encoding AbrB/MazE/SpoVT family DNA-binding domain-containing protein encodes the protein METGYVTTKGQLVIPSKMRRKYGIKPGTRINFFEEKDGIKIIPITPEIIDANKGFLGTGGKLLKALMEEKKKERDL
- a CDS encoding Na+/H+ antiporter is translated as MENSVLLFLSLLLVIVCIIMIAKKIRVAYPVLLVVAGLLISFLPGLPKIQLEPDIVFILFLPPILYEAAWSSSFRELFKWRRIILSFAFIVVFISAISVAFTAYWFIPGFTLALGFLLGGIVSPPDAVSANAITKFVKIPKRLSTILEGESLLNDASSLIIMQFAIVAVTTGMFDIPSAALQFLWMIVGGVGCGIILAWVFTKLHKLLPTDVNIDVILTLIAPYLMYILAEEIHGSGILSVVAGGLFVSQKRYEFLSSSSRVHGTNFWESFIFLLNGIIFILIGLDLPQIINGLGNTNLVEAISYGVLITMVVVLVRIISFYGAVGVTLIMRNFIKVADPNNPGIKGPFILGWAGMRGVVSLAAALSIPLYLVNGDVFPQRNLILFITFIVILLTLTIQGLTLPYLIKKANLKEIDYPQPKNEVGEYLDKELHKISLEFLNGKSNENRQDGVNYQKIIAFLQDELNDEKEFRFNSNTTKVYRELLETQRIHLIQINKTQPSIDEEVIRIKMMTIDYQEERLKLRS
- a CDS encoding TIGR02391 family protein — encoded protein: MSEEKTLKMTFDPATIEHLGVKMYSKLPNAIAELIANAYDADAKNVKILLYDKKEKKIVVEDDGFGMSFDDINDYFLRIGRNRRKEGLELSPSGKRKATGKKGLGKLSFFGIGNTIEIETIRKNSNEKITFILDWEELTSVTEKDYKPKFTVKKSKASYGTKITLTKIHRKTVFDKTGLAISLSKLFNLFDNTFKVTISRNNDSPLRIDDKLKYENIETQFEWKYKDLIATFETEYEYKGKITGKIISSPKPIKPELRGITLFANKRLVNSPEFFGISESSHGFSYLTGWLEVDFVDEWKDDVISTHRQSLNWDLPLTTPLRSYLKKLMSHIEREWRAKRKEERDKGISLKTKINIKNWYDSLPKDIRTKVEPIISAIAEKSELPDDEQISTIRQLHELVPEYPYYHWRHLHSSIQEVSEKDYKEADYLRAADEAIKKYIKNVQKKSGIKDKDGKLKDGTDLMFNAFGDKGKLNFTSCKTETEINLENGQKHISAGAVVGFRNPVSHEVKETLYPKVFNDKDCLDILSMISYLFGKLDKTKKKH
- a CDS encoding aldo/keto reductase, with translation MKSNINRRNFLQKSTLISAGLLLSTTGLFSFARNVNKASNNPPISYSKKINRKIGSLEVSAIGLGCMSMAGVYNPPQDKAEMVKLIRNAVENGVDFFDTAEVYGPFYSEEIVGEALKPYRNKVNIASKFGFSYNGNNVTGRDSSPQHIRSAVEGSLKRLQIESIDLLYLHRMDPNVRIEDIAGTVKELINEGKVINFGLSEVSPETIRKAHAVQPVAALQSEYSMLERVMEFDILPLCEELGIAFVPWGPLCRGMLTGRFDENYIPEPDFRRAGVPYFTPEALQANLKVTDLAKEWALKKNATPAQIALAWLTAQKPFIVPIPGTTNQNHLMENIGALNVEFTNTELKELRTSLEAIPTIGFRNPESVFQNL
- the vsr gene encoding DNA mismatch endonuclease Vsr; translated protein: MADVHSPEVRSYNMSMIRGKNTKPEITVRKFLHSKGFRFRLHKKELPGKPDIVLPKIKTVIFIHGCFWHGHKNCKYFVVPKTRTKWWLNKIDGNKQVDKRNNFKLKKAGWKIITLWTCQLKPKKVEKVFNKLSVQLW
- a CDS encoding nuclear transport factor 2 family protein produces the protein MKTITSILVSLLFFNLSNAQTMNPQNIEQRIAAIEDKMAIKNVVDVFSNLADTKEIDKQVLLFTEDGEVESYANSERTSLLKGREQLEQAFSGFLSNFHTIYHQNGQQTIDELTDNTAKATSYCRVILVGEQDGKQMKTTMYTIYKDEFVKQNGQWLIKHRTSNFMWQEVEEVK
- a CDS encoding DNA cytosine methyltransferase, with protein sequence MAKLKAVDFFCSIGGMTYGFRKAGINVIAGIDIDPSCKETYEYNNPGTKFIQADIKNYTFDELKKTTGIAANDDNLIFIGCSPCQYWSIINTDKTKSKPLKNLLLDFQKYVLYFKPGYIVLENVPGIIKKHSRSGLKKFVKEIQNLGYIVKYDILNANYYGVPQRRRRFTLIASRVKREIGLPKANKKDVPIVKQFIGVKNGFRKITAGHNDTSDFSHTTAKLSEKNLKRIKKISHNGGSRLEWENNTLLQLKCYRKLEKGFSDIYGRMFWDKPAPTITTKFHSLSNGRFGHPNEDRAISLREGATLQTFPTDYIFKEKSIGKVAKHIGNAVPPEFAKRIALKIIKGENYE
- a CDS encoding HNH endonuclease, which codes for MKKGQRAWSREELILAINLYFKIPFGRLHSNNSAIIQLAKLIGRTPSSVAYKLVNFASLDPTLKARGIKGAYNVSKQDKEIWYEFYNNWDVLPFESEKLLAKINKISLEQLHNIDESELPKEGKTREQIVKVRVNQSFFRKSVLAAYNNTCCITGIQQKELLIAGHIKPWKDDIKNRLNLRNGIAINGLHDKAFDAGLITITPEYKVRISSVLIRQNKGQVITNYFLRYDNKKIILPSRFLPDKEFLLYHNKEKFIV
- a CDS encoding type II toxin-antitoxin system VapC family toxin gives rise to the protein MKYVLDSYSLLAYAEKEKGVDEVGDILKKALDDKAELFLCVINWGEMYYIALREGGKERAELYKNTFARYPITIVEANKELTLQAAQYKAYHKVSYADAFAAALAKMKKAQLVTGDREFKVLEREIKINWI
- a CDS encoding aldo/keto reductase, whose translation is MTIANNDITRRDFIAKTALVSAGLAFGKFAFASTKSMFNGNALNLLTTLDGKLALPAGRRKLGSLEVSELGFGCMNIAWAYGDPPSKQDSIKLIRSAHEQGISFFDTAEIYGPHISEQITGEALKSVRNDVVIASKIGFDIDFDSGQMMGGLNSKPEHIKQAVNYMLKRLQTDHIDLLYQHRVDPNVPIEEVAGTMAELIKEGKIRHYGLSEAGAATIRRAHAEHPVTAVQNEYSFWTRDPEAEVIPVCEELGIGFVPWSPLGMGYLTGTVKSDYQFSEGDIRKSLNFPRFSKEALVKNQPIVDLLIKAGEKHQATPGQVSLAWLLAKKPFIVPIPGTRIISHMQENTSAVKVKLSTSDIQELETGFNSIGVFGDRAPEGLKESHDIGTSLGTSSKGTNGKTPLPKTKE